The sequence CTCTGTTGTTGCCACAGATGAGGACCTACCCCCGACGGATATCCACTACTCACTTGTGTCAGGTGGGGGCAGTGGAGGTCTGGCAAACATCTTTCATGTAGACCCCAAACTGGGCAGGATTAGTCTGCTCACCAAGCCTGACTTTGAagtcactccatcacacacactggtcatccGTGCGGTGGATGGGGACCCTGAAGTGCCACGCTCAGAAACCGCTGTGGTGAGTTATGAGATAAGGTGTTATGTAGCAACTATAATGAGGTCAAATTCCTCTATGAAAAATGGTGTTTCTTTTTTGCCATTTAGGTCAAAATCAATATCACAGAGGCAAACGATGAGCCACCATTGTGTGGTCCTAACAAAACCAACCTGGTTGTCCCCATCGACATGCGGCCAGGATCCAGTGTCCAAGGCTTCATGCTGACATGCAAAGACAAAgactcccctccctcttctttcaTCTACACAATCTCAGGTTTGACCTAGCCATCAATTTCTCAAAGTCTCAAGGAGACTCTACCTATATGGGAGTATCCAACCCCCCAGTGGCAGTGTGGTTGATTCTGAAGGCATCTTcatgtttttctccttctccatatCTTGTAGGGGTAACCAATGTGAACAACCACTTTGGCTTTTCTCCCAACGCGGGGACCAACATCACAAGGCTGATCCTTAGGGAGCCCTTTGACTTTAGCAGTGGGGTAGATAAGTTGTGGGTCTACAGCCTAGCCGTGCTCATCTCTGATGCCAATCTGCGAGCTGGCCGTGCCCCCCAGACTGGCACCATCATCATTAACGTCCAGGTGGTGGACCCCGACCTCACCACtaccatgacaacaacaacagtgagtGTTTACACTGTGTATTGATGTGAGATTAACCATTTCAAAGGAGGACTGCAGTTATTTTTTaactgggccctattttcccaccttttttgggtccaaattttTACAAGGGACAAAAACCATCAAAGTCAGTTAAGTATCGAGTTTAAATGCTATTACCGGCGACCACAAAAgagctatacaatgtaatcctgtGGGGCAAGCAactgtttctacagtcattagtttttctcttcttctggtcTGAAGAACTAATGACTGTAGAACCAATAATTTTCTACAGCTTCTGTAAAAAGACACAGGGGTATCTCTGtggggatcctttccatgttgtcagagcAACCATGCGAGTCTGTCAGTGGCAAAATAATCGTTTTACTTTGACGAGGATGCTTGCCCAATAGGATTCaattgtatagccattttgcatTTGCCAGTTATAATGTTTTAACCCAATACTCGACCGATTTCAATCGTTTTTGTCCCCAGTAAAAATCTGGACCCTAAAAAGCTGagaaatagggcccaggttaaacaATACTGGAGTTCTCCATTAAAAAAATCCTATTGGCCTTTCACTGCATGTCAAGTTATATCAAgaatttgtgtattttgtgtactGTCAAGTAACTAGGAATATTGTAATAACAGACGCTTTTGGTTCTGCTTTACAGCCTCGCATTACATACATTGCTgtaacacagaacacatatgATGCGGATGATTGGTACGTGTGGTTTGTGCTTGTCCTGGGTGCGCTCCTGCTTTTGGGCATCTTGGCATATCTGCTGTATAGATGCTGCAGATATCTCTCTACTAAAGAGTGTAATTGCTCCTGCGATTGCTGTGAACCCAAACACATGGAGGATGAAGACACCCTGTAAGTGTGCTCACCAAACTCTTTTGAGTAGCCTGCATCtgtgttattgtttattatgattttatttgatttatattGTTTATCAAAATAACGAAATGTGAATCGATGCTTTATTGACTATTCTTGTCTTCACAGCATTCCATATAAAGGTATGTTTAAACTAGGTTAATAGTGAACTACGATAGATTTAGAAGAAGGAATTTAACACTGTTCACAACACTCTTCCTTTTTTATGTTATTTGTCCACAGATCCTCCAAAACGTGAAGTATTGATGGTAGGTGATTTGTCAGGTGTTTGTCAGCTTTTGTTCAGTCATAAAGTCATGAAGATCCTTCTAACATTCTCCTTTCTCTGTTAGGAGGTGACCAAGATCAACACAATATTTGATGGAGAGGAAGTCGATCCAGGTGATGGTTCATTTGCCATTGAACCAACTTGGTTATATGTTTCGACATGGCATCAAGTATTAATGACAATCTCTGGTGTGTTCGTTTCCAGTTACGAAGAGGGTGTATGAATACAACAGCAAGTCTGGTGCCCGCCGCTGGAAGGACGCCATTATTATGACTGGCctgccacagacacaaccaGGCAGCAGCACTCTGGTAATCTCCCAGAAGGCTGGCACTCCTGAGCAGCCACCAGGAACTGCCCAGTCACAAACATCAAATGCTGAGAGGCTGGGCTCTGCCCAGTCAGTGGACTGGCCGGGCGACAGGGTGCAGACCTCACAAAACCATCTGCAAACCTTAAGTGATAGACCAAACGTTAAGCCAGGCACTGTCCCCATGACAGCTGAGGGTATGTCAGAGGTGTAGGGCAAAAATAGTTTGTACAGCAGAGGAATTAGTCAAGTATTGTCCAACGTGACAAAAGTCACTCTGCGTTTGAATTATTGCTATTCATCATATTATTATACTGGCAAAGTTTTGCTTGTaactacaaatgagaaaatTATCTGGTTAAATTAATACAAATGGTACTTGAGGTGTCTTAAATTTCTTTTCAGGTTTAAAATGCAAGTAATTAGCATATTATGATTGATTATACTTATTATACTTTTAATTCACAACATTTGTGAATTAAAAAACATGTCACAACAAAACAGTATGGGTTTCCATTACTTTTCTTAGAGGATAACTccgtgtgtgtgataaaaataaacagaattTCCAGTTTAGGAACCTGAGTAGACCTTTtctatgtgtgttgttttggtcCCTGATTGCTTCAAAAGCAGCAGACACTACTAAAAACATGCAGGGGGATTTCAGTTCTC is a genomic window of Clupea harengus unplaced genomic scaffold, Ch_v2.0.2, whole genome shotgun sequence containing:
- the LOC122132381 gene encoding cadherin-related family member 3-like — its product is MRPGSSVQGFMLTCKDKDSPPSSFIYTISGVTNVNNHFGFSPNAGTNITRLILREPFDFSSGVDKLWVYSLAVLISDANLRAGRAPQTGTIIINVQVVDPDLTTTMTTTTVSVYTVY